Proteins from a single region of Haloplanus sp. GDY1:
- a CDS encoding RNA ligase partner protein → MAGELPRQQFVLDTSLFLTEEIRRGDESLETAVRRLLDLVATARLELNISCYMPPSIHDELGAMLRDRDVEDEVFSRLDTWVVRKSPDRYGVSIPANIVYNFIDEMSDRVDRGLRVSEAAIREVEQLDPEDLTADGHDEYMTAADRVLSNMRDKYRRALRQGVLDSREDFDLLVLARELDAGVVTEDRGIISWADEFGLRYVRGGQFPTLLEEYVRATGGERGAAEE, encoded by the coding sequence ATGGCCGGTGAACTTCCACGTCAGCAGTTCGTCCTCGACACGTCGCTGTTCCTCACCGAGGAGATTCGCCGGGGGGACGAATCGCTGGAGACGGCCGTCCGCCGTCTGCTCGACCTGGTGGCGACGGCCCGCCTCGAACTCAACATCTCCTGTTACATGCCGCCCTCCATCCACGACGAACTCGGCGCGATGCTCCGGGACAGGGACGTGGAGGACGAGGTGTTCTCCCGACTCGACACCTGGGTGGTGCGAAAGAGCCCCGACCGGTACGGCGTGTCCATCCCCGCCAACATCGTCTACAACTTCATCGACGAGATGAGCGACCGAGTGGATCGGGGGCTGCGAGTCTCCGAGGCGGCGATCCGCGAGGTGGAGCAACTCGACCCCGAGGACCTGACCGCCGACGGGCACGACGAGTACATGACCGCCGCCGACCGCGTGCTCTCGAACATGCGCGACAAGTACCGACGGGCGCTCCGACAGGGGGTCCTCGATTCCCGGGAGGACTTCGACTTGCTCGTCCTCGCGCGCGAACTCGACGCGGGCGTGGTGACCGAGGATCGCGGAATCATCTCCTGGGCCGACGAGTTCGGCCTCCGCTACGTCCGCGGTGGCCAGTTCCCGACCCTCCTCGAGGAGTACGTGCGCGCGACCGGCGGCGAGCGCGGGGCCGCCGAGGAGTGA